A part of Hydrogenobacter sp. T-8 genomic DNA contains:
- a CDS encoding 3-deoxy-D-manno-octulosonic acid transferase codes for MERGKGRLWFHTASVGEFNTAKPLLKRLYKDHHITLTYFSPRAKRYLQSQEGKGYFHELYRLPLDLPPFVKSFEKRIKPSAILIMERELWPFLLLSTKAPKVWLNAYTKGGLLERLLSKRFSLILAREEKDAEKFRSYGISEVFACGNLKFVFEEPPPVEIKLETSKLLVAGSTHPGEEEVIKRVYERLLKELKEVKLLIAPRHISRATEVLRLFQNLGASLRSKEEEGWNVLVLDTLGELFSLYRYAKVSFVGGTLVPVGGHNLLEPAYFGKPVLYGPYTHKVGELRAFLEKIGLGFCVRDEKELYKTVLRLFTEEDTEKHTTLKEHGEKVLECYLFHLNAFLEKVL; via the coding sequence ATCACATAACCCTTACCTACTTCTCTCCACGGGCGAAAAGGTATTTACAAAGCCAAGAGGGCAAGGGCTACTTTCATGAACTCTATAGGCTACCACTGGACCTTCCACCCTTTGTGAAAAGTTTTGAAAAAAGGATAAAACCCAGTGCTATTCTAATTATGGAAAGGGAACTCTGGCCCTTTCTCCTTCTATCAACCAAAGCTCCAAAGGTTTGGCTAAACGCCTATACAAAGGGAGGTCTGTTAGAAAGGCTATTGTCCAAAAGGTTTTCTCTAATATTAGCGAGGGAAGAGAAGGATGCAGAGAAGTTTAGGTCTTACGGAATATCTGAGGTGTTTGCCTGTGGCAATCTTAAATTTGTCTTTGAAGAACCACCACCTGTAGAGATAAAGTTGGAAACTTCAAAACTCCTCGTGGCAGGTAGCACCCACCCGGGGGAAGAGGAGGTCATAAAAAGGGTATACGAAAGGCTTTTAAAGGAACTCAAAGAGGTCAAGCTCCTAATAGCACCAAGACATATAAGCAGGGCTACAGAAGTCTTAAGGCTTTTTCAAAACTTGGGGGCAAGTTTAAGAAGTAAGGAAGAAGAAGGATGGAATGTGCTTGTGCTTGATACTCTTGGCGAGCTTTTTTCACTGTATAGATACGCAAAGGTTAGCTTTGTGGGTGGAACGCTTGTCCCTGTAGGAGGGCATAACCTCCTTGAACCTGCCTATTTTGGAAAGCCCGTGCTTTACGGACCGTATACGCACAAGGTAGGAGAGCTTAGAGCTTTTTTGGAAAAGATTGGGCTCGGCTTTTGTGTTAGAGACGAAAAGGAGTTATACAAGACCGTATTAAGACTGTTTACAGAAGAAGATACTGAAAAACACACCACACTAAAGGAACACGGGGAGAAAGTCCTCGAATGCTATCTGTTTCATCTAAACGCCTTTCTGGAAAAAGTTTTGTAA
- the secD gene encoding protein translocase subunit SecD: MKDLKVNLLLLILILSFSVAVVLLRPINLGLDLKGGISMVIQPDMNYSLEQEYERISKDMEQKFREEGIRVLDVVASKEGIKIELLDEGHYTKLVSLIEKEFPRFTVAGRQKGEVLIRFKDTELEQLKNGVLNQTIEVLRKRIDELGVVQPVITRIGADRILVELPGVLDIQRAKSIVGKTALLELKLVVEAGPREALQEKLTKDYELLPDQTGNEWFLLEKLPVVTGADLKTAYTTTDEFGMPAVGFELTGKGAEVFARATEQNIGRRLAIVLDKRVISAPVIRSRISDRGQISGNFTPEEAKELAIVLRAGALPTKVQFLQEVVVGPSLGRDAIEQGIKAGVAGFLLLVAILIGRYKTAGITATFSIILNALMLWAGLVLLGGTLTLPGIAGIILNMGIAVDSNVLIFERVKEELRLGNSVRKSIELGYRRTLSAVWDTHITLLVAALILFQFGSGPVKGFATTLTIGTIASFISNVYFAKVLLELLSKLKFFKV, encoded by the coding sequence ATGAAAGATTTGAAAGTTAACCTTCTGCTCTTAATACTTATACTTTCCTTCTCTGTAGCGGTAGTATTGCTAAGACCCATAAACCTCGGTCTTGACCTCAAGGGTGGCATATCTATGGTTATCCAGCCCGATATGAACTACAGCCTTGAGCAAGAGTATGAAAGGATTTCAAAAGACATGGAACAAAAGTTCAGGGAGGAGGGGATAAGGGTCCTTGATGTAGTTGCGAGTAAGGAAGGCATAAAGATAGAACTTCTTGATGAGGGGCATTATACAAAACTTGTTTCCTTAATTGAGAAGGAGTTTCCAAGGTTTACGGTGGCAGGAAGACAAAAGGGTGAGGTGCTTATAAGGTTCAAAGACACAGAACTGGAACAACTCAAAAATGGTGTGCTAAATCAGACCATAGAGGTGCTTCGCAAAAGAATTGACGAACTTGGTGTAGTCCAGCCTGTTATAACGCGCATAGGTGCGGACAGAATACTGGTGGAGCTTCCCGGTGTATTAGATATTCAAAGGGCAAAGTCTATAGTGGGAAAGACTGCACTTTTAGAGCTAAAGCTGGTGGTGGAGGCTGGACCGAGAGAGGCTCTCCAAGAAAAGCTCACAAAGGACTATGAGCTTTTACCAGACCAAACGGGCAATGAGTGGTTTCTTTTGGAAAAACTTCCTGTGGTAACTGGGGCAGACCTAAAGACCGCCTACACCACCACCGACGAGTTTGGCATGCCAGCGGTGGGCTTTGAGCTAACGGGCAAAGGTGCAGAGGTTTTTGCGCGGGCTACAGAGCAAAACATCGGCAGAAGGCTTGCCATAGTGCTTGACAAAAGGGTAATATCCGCACCGGTCATAAGAAGTAGGATAAGCGACAGGGGTCAGATAAGCGGAAACTTCACACCAGAAGAGGCAAAAGAGCTCGCAATAGTGCTAAGAGCTGGTGCTCTTCCCACAAAGGTTCAGTTCTTGCAAGAGGTCGTGGTTGGTCCGTCCTTGGGAAGGGATGCCATAGAACAGGGAATAAAGGCTGGTGTAGCGGGCTTTTTACTCCTTGTGGCGATTTTGATAGGCAGATACAAAACTGCGGGCATTACCGCCACCTTTTCCATAATCCTTAACGCTCTGATGCTCTGGGCTGGTCTCGTGCTTCTTGGTGGCACGCTTACCCTACCGGGCATCGCAGGCATAATACTCAACATGGGCATAGCGGTAGATTCAAACGTGCTCATATTTGAGAGGGTAAAGGAAGAGCTAAGGTTGGGCAACAGCGTCAGAAAATCCATTGAACTGGGCTACAGGAGAACTCTGAGTGCGGTATGGGACACGCATATAACCCTTCTTGTTGCAGCTCTAATACTCTTCCAGTTTGGAAGCGGTCCTGTAAAGGGCTTTGCCACCACCCTTACTATAGGGACGATAGCCTCTTTCATTTCCAATGTATACTTTGCCAAGGTTTTGCTTGAACTATTAAGCAAACTGAAATTTTTCAAGGTATAG
- the mtnA gene encoding S-methyl-5-thioribose-1-phosphate isomerase, with amino-acid sequence MEVKAFYWKGDALELLDQRELPEKEVWLRLKDYREVAQAIRDMAVRGAPAIGCVAAYGFVLGVRSGEDPEKVYETLKNTRPTAYNLFWALDRMKKVFEEGKDIEAEARAIEEEDYQANKRMGEIGQSLIPHGARVLTHCNTGALATAGWGTALGVIRSAHYAGKNIFVWVDETRPYLQGSRLTAWELLRENIPHSIITDSTAGFLMKRGMVDCVIVGADRITKDYYVANKIGTYALSVLAKAHGIPFYVVAPKSTFDRGYTTEDSIVIEERSEREVKFIKGIPVAPENSPALHLAFDITPPENITAIITEEGIIKL; translated from the coding sequence ATGGAGGTAAAGGCTTTTTACTGGAAGGGTGATGCTCTTGAACTGTTGGACCAGAGAGAGCTTCCTGAAAAGGAAGTATGGCTTAGGCTGAAAGATTACAGGGAGGTTGCTCAAGCTATAAGGGACATGGCTGTAAGGGGAGCACCCGCTATTGGATGCGTAGCCGCTTACGGCTTTGTCCTTGGCGTTAGGTCCGGAGAAGACCCTGAAAAGGTCTATGAAACCCTCAAAAATACAAGACCAACCGCATACAACCTTTTCTGGGCTCTTGATAGAATGAAAAAGGTTTTTGAAGAAGGAAAGGATATAGAGGCAGAAGCAAGAGCCATAGAAGAAGAAGATTACCAAGCCAATAAAAGAATGGGAGAAATAGGTCAGTCTCTCATTCCACACGGAGCGAGAGTGCTAACCCACTGCAACACGGGTGCTCTGGCAACCGCTGGCTGGGGCACAGCCCTTGGTGTTATTAGGTCAGCCCACTACGCAGGAAAGAATATCTTTGTATGGGTTGACGAGACAAGACCATATCTTCAGGGCTCAAGGCTGACCGCATGGGAGCTTCTTAGGGAGAATATACCCCATAGCATTATCACAGACTCAACTGCAGGCTTTCTTATGAAAAGGGGCATGGTGGACTGTGTCATAGTGGGTGCGGACAGGATAACTAAGGATTATTATGTGGCAAACAAGATAGGAACATACGCCCTCTCAGTGCTTGCAAAAGCTCATGGAATACCCTTTTATGTGGTAGCACCCAAGTCCACCTTTGACCGGGGTTATACTACTGAAGATAGCATAGTCATAGAGGAGAGGAGCGAGAGGGAGGTGAAGTTTATAAAGGGTATTCCCGTAGCTCCTGAGAATTCGCCTGCCCTTCACCTCGCCTTTGACATAACTCCACCAGAGAACATAACCGCCATAATAACTGAGGAAGGTATAATAAAACTATGA
- a CDS encoding PilZ domain-containing protein → MTVTDILKELERERYCEVVTSWKEIPIRVKLPVRWVSHQERFVSFDFKDCKFRQVFSDTVPVYIKVRELFLICKVFSNIRDELVLEVDAPVPAPPVVLREFIRVEPTENEPVYASFCVEDNCVVRVKVADISESGVGVLLSKEDTKRLIDILSHIATDVSKIHTPFEIEIELPKEGRVRAKGELKNIISREGDLYVRLGFKINLKEDQTKRIRQYIIRRQREILEHLKSI, encoded by the coding sequence ATGACAGTGACAGACATACTCAAAGAACTGGAGAGGGAAAGGTATTGTGAAGTGGTTACATCGTGGAAGGAAATACCCATAAGAGTGAAGCTCCCAGTTAGGTGGGTATCACATCAGGAAAGGTTTGTGAGCTTTGATTTTAAGGACTGTAAGTTTAGGCAGGTTTTTTCAGACACTGTTCCAGTTTACATAAAGGTCAGAGAGCTGTTTCTTATATGCAAGGTTTTTAGCAATATCAGAGATGAGCTGGTTCTTGAAGTTGATGCGCCAGTGCCAGCCCCACCGGTGGTGCTTAGAGAGTTCATAAGAGTTGAGCCTACAGAAAATGAACCTGTTTACGCATCCTTCTGCGTTGAAGATAACTGTGTGGTAAGAGTAAAGGTCGCTGACATAAGCGAGTCTGGGGTTGGTGTCTTGCTCAGCAAAGAGGATACAAAAAGGTTGATAGATATTCTATCGCATATAGCGACGGACGTATCTAAAATACATACTCCTTTTGAGATTGAGATAGAGCTTCCTAAGGAAGGAAGGGTAAGGGCAAAGGGAGAGCTAAAAAACATAATAAGCAGAGAAGGAGATTTGTATGTGAGGCTCGGCTTTAAGATTAACCTTAAAGAAGACCAGACCAAGAGGATAAGGCAATACATAATACGAAGGCAGAGGGAGATACTGGAACACTTAAAATCAATATGA
- a CDS encoding ABC transporter permease: MLVSLIAFFGVVLSVSALLLTMGVFAGFQYALREKILSASPHIIVSLLSHEEGKEHATIISKVAGVKRVYPLILYNGLISKGGRLTSVSVKALEPKEAYQIYGLSLKDGILVGRGLADILGLNVGDEVMLVSPMGTRTPFGIIPRARTFKVGGIFQKGVFDQDYATVVMDKRVAIDFFGNSYQLLGYEVYLRDPYKAQQVKEEIERKLGDIAIVRSWIDLNKPLFNALQLEKVGIFFVLMLMIVIASFNITSLLFMKVKEKVKDIAVLRTFGLKRKQVVFVFLLQGLMLGVSGAFVGFLISLMGGYLINEYRLIRVPADVYLMEHVPVHFELTDLIFTLLGAVLLSLLASLLPAYRAGRESIVKVLRNE, encoded by the coding sequence TTGCTTGTTTCTCTAATAGCCTTCTTTGGGGTTGTTTTGAGTGTAAGTGCCCTTCTCCTTACTATGGGTGTTTTTGCTGGCTTTCAGTATGCTCTAAGAGAAAAAATACTCTCCGCATCACCACACATAATAGTCAGTCTCCTAAGCCACGAAGAGGGTAAGGAGCACGCTACCATCATAAGCAAGGTGGCTGGGGTAAAAAGGGTCTATCCTCTCATACTTTACAACGGTCTCATATCCAAAGGAGGGAGGTTAACTAGCGTTAGCGTAAAAGCCCTTGAGCCAAAGGAGGCTTATCAAATATACGGGCTAAGCCTAAAAGATGGTATTCTCGTAGGCAGGGGTCTTGCGGACATACTCGGGCTCAATGTAGGGGATGAGGTGATGTTGGTCTCTCCCATGGGAACACGCACCCCCTTTGGTATAATCCCGAGAGCCAGAACCTTCAAAGTGGGAGGCATATTCCAAAAGGGAGTGTTTGACCAAGACTACGCCACAGTAGTTATGGACAAAAGGGTTGCCATAGACTTCTTCGGGAATAGCTACCAGCTCCTTGGGTATGAGGTATACCTTAGAGATCCCTACAAAGCCCAGCAGGTAAAGGAAGAAATAGAAAGAAAACTCGGAGACATAGCCATTGTGCGTTCATGGATAGACCTTAACAAGCCTCTTTTTAATGCCCTACAGCTTGAGAAGGTAGGTATATTCTTTGTCCTTATGCTCATGATAGTCATAGCATCTTTTAATATAACAAGCCTCCTTTTTATGAAGGTTAAGGAAAAGGTAAAAGACATAGCGGTTTTAAGAACATTTGGTCTAAAGAGAAAACAGGTGGTCTTTGTATTTCTTCTTCAGGGTCTTATGCTGGGTGTCTCTGGAGCTTTTGTAGGCTTCTTAATCTCACTTATGGGAGGCTACCTTATAAACGAATACAGACTTATTAGAGTGCCAGCGGATGTGTATCTCATGGAACATGTACCCGTTCATTTTGAGCTTACTGACCTTATCTTCACCCTTTTGGGTGCGGTGCTTCTTTCTCTTTTGGCAAGCCTTCTCCCCGCCTACAGAGCTGGAAGGGAAAGTATAGTAAAGGTCTTGAGGAATGAATAG
- a CDS encoding ABC transporter ATP-binding protein yields MNSIIQIKNLWKVYPNKVEALRNVSLEVFEGEVIGLMGPSGSGKSTLLHITAGLEKPTDGEVYIMDHSIHLMDEDQLASFRQKHLGFVFQFYYLLEDFNVLENLTLVGQLAGVERPQEKALQILEYLRLSHRLKHRPSQLSGGEQQRVAIGRALMLDPKILLADEPTGNLDLAEGKRIFDLFLKLREERGLTLLVATHNEELKPYFDRIYRLKDGELV; encoded by the coding sequence ATGAATAGCATAATACAGATAAAAAACCTTTGGAAGGTTTATCCGAACAAAGTGGAAGCCCTTAGGAATGTGAGTCTTGAGGTATTTGAAGGGGAGGTAATTGGTCTTATGGGACCCTCTGGCTCAGGCAAAAGCACCCTCCTTCATATAACCGCTGGGCTTGAAAAACCCACAGATGGAGAGGTCTACATTATGGACCATAGCATACACCTTATGGATGAAGACCAGCTTGCCTCCTTCAGACAGAAGCACTTAGGTTTTGTCTTCCAGTTTTACTACCTTTTGGAGGACTTTAACGTGTTAGAGAACCTAACCCTTGTAGGGCAGTTGGCTGGCGTTGAAAGACCACAGGAGAAAGCATTGCAAATACTTGAATATCTAAGGCTCTCTCACAGGCTAAAGCACAGACCAAGCCAACTCTCAGGGGGTGAACAGCAAAGGGTTGCGATTGGAAGGGCTCTAATGCTTGACCCAAAGATTCTGCTTGCGGACGAGCCTACGGGCAACCTTGACCTTGCGGAGGGCAAAAGGATCTTTGACCTTTTCCTCAAACTGAGAGAAGAGAGGGGGCTTACGCTTCTTGTGGCAACCCACAACGAGGAACTAAAGCCTTATTTTGATAGAATCTATAGGCTAAAAGATGGAGAACTTGTATAA
- the secG gene encoding preprotein translocase subunit SecG has translation MYYLLLTVFIVIALLLIVVVLMQRSRGDVGTAFGGMGQGVFGPGGVDTILTKITYWLGFSLMAIAILLALTHPSKKSSLIRDEGARPPIQTQQGTPQGQTAPLGTPSEGKP, from the coding sequence ATGTATTACCTGCTTCTTACAGTCTTTATCGTAATTGCCCTTTTGCTCATCGTGGTGGTGCTTATGCAAAGAAGCAGAGGGGATGTGGGCACTGCTTTTGGTGGAATGGGACAGGGCGTTTTTGGACCTGGTGGCGTGGATACGATCCTTACGAAGATAACTTACTGGCTTGGCTTTTCACTGATGGCGATAGCCATCCTTCTTGCCCTCACCCATCCTTCAAAGAAGAGTTCACTTATAAGAGATGAGGGTGCGAGACCTCCTATCCAGACCCAGCAGGGCACCCCTCAGGGACAGACAGCTCCTCTTGGCACACCTTCTGAAGGTAAGCCATAA
- the prmC gene encoding peptide chain release factor N(5)-glutamine methyltransferase: MRVRDLLSRPSRAPLRDRQLLLAHLLKVSHKELYFMQDLEVPPQVEEGFFKNLRRLEEGYPIQYILGEWDFYGRTFFVKEGVLIPRPETEILVEEVLKRLPKSKPMLGLELGVGTGCISISLLCERSMLHMIGGDINLNALRLSKRNALRHGVSDRLLLFAGDLFKPLKPYPFDLIVSNPPYIPKGYWERLPKGVRLEGYTSLIGGEKGWEFYERISEAVRDYLKPEGLIALEIGHDQGEAVRRLFEEKGFMVDILKDYSGQERVMLGWKS, from the coding sequence ATGAGGGTGCGAGACCTCCTATCCAGACCCAGCAGGGCACCCCTCAGGGACAGACAGCTCCTCTTGGCACACCTTCTGAAGGTAAGCCATAAGGAGCTTTACTTTATGCAAGACCTTGAAGTTCCTCCACAGGTAGAAGAGGGGTTCTTTAAAAACCTCAGAAGGCTTGAGGAAGGATATCCCATTCAGTATATTTTGGGAGAGTGGGACTTCTATGGAAGGACTTTTTTTGTGAAAGAGGGTGTCCTTATCCCAAGACCGGAGACGGAAATCCTTGTGGAAGAAGTCCTCAAAAGACTTCCCAAAAGTAAGCCAATGCTTGGTCTTGAGTTGGGTGTGGGAACGGGGTGCATAAGTATAAGCCTGTTATGCGAGCGGTCTATGCTCCATATGATTGGGGGAGATATAAACTTGAATGCACTAAGGCTTTCAAAGAGAAATGCCCTTAGACATGGGGTTTCAGATAGACTTCTCCTTTTTGCAGGAGACCTTTTCAAACCACTAAAACCCTATCCCTTTGACCTGATAGTCTCAAACCCACCTTATATCCCAAAAGGCTATTGGGAGAGACTTCCAAAGGGAGTAAGACTTGAGGGCTATACTTCCCTCATAGGTGGAGAAAAGGGTTGGGAATTCTATGAAAGAATATCAGAGGCTGTCAGAGACTATCTTAAACCTGAGGGGCTTATAGCTCTTGAGATAGGTCATGACCAGGGAGAGGCGGTCAGAAGACTCTTCGAAGAAAAGGGGTTTATGGTGGATATATTAAAAGATTACTCAGGACAGGAAAGGGTAATGTTAGGATGGAAATCTTAG